Proteins encoded by one window of Perca fluviatilis chromosome 13, GENO_Pfluv_1.0, whole genome shotgun sequence:
- the LOC120571056 gene encoding gastrula zinc finger protein XlCGF8.2DB-like produces the protein METEAYGEDCGGPEPARNSHPLLQPKTEDQNGDSTEPETDDTADWKKTREAQSDLNSLKHDSTCKKTFSCFECGKRFDRKSNLKKHMRIHTGEKHFSCSQCDKTFTESGKLKNHIRIHTGEKPFSCSECGRSFTERGHLNRHMRIHTGEKPFSCSVCKNFFTQSGNVSTLCINILKHDSRCKKRFSCSECGNRFATKPHLKRHMRTHTGEKPFSCSECDKAFAESGTLKRHMMSHTGEKPFSCSECGRAFSESGTLKRHMMSHTDVEQLLVVKEEVPPEQQ, from the exons atggaaacagaagcttatggagaggactgtggtgGACCGGAACCAGCCAGaaactcacatccacttttacaaccaaaGACTGAAGACCAGAATGGAGACTCtactgaacctgagactgatgacactGCTGATTGGAAGAAGACCAGAGAAGCTCAGTCAgatttaaactctctgaaacatgattcaacgtgtaagaaaacattcagctgctttGAGTGTGGTAAAAGATTTGATCGCAAGTCAAATCTCaagaaacacatgagaatccacacaggagaaaagcaTTTCAGCTGCTCTCAGTGTGATAAAACTTTCACCGAAAGTGGAAAACTGAAGAACCACATAAGAATAcatacaggagaaaaacctttcagctgctctgagtgtggtagATCTTTCACTGAACGTGGACACCTGAAcagacacatgagaatccacacaggagaaaaacctttcagttGCTCAGTTTGTAAGAATTTTTTTACACAGAGTGGAAATGTATCCACTCTGTGTATAAACATcttgaaacatgattcaagatgtaagaaaaGATTCAGCTGCTCTGAATGTGGGAACAGATTTGCCACCAAGCCACacctgaagagacacatgagaactcacacaggagaaaaacctttcagctgctctgagtgtgataAAGCTTTCGCTGAAAGTGGAAccctgaagagacacatgatgagtcacacaggagaaaaacctttcagctgctctgagtgtggtagAGCTTTCTCTGAAAGTGGAAccctgaagagacacatgatgaGTCACACAg atgttgagcagctgttggtggttaaagaagaggttccccctgagcagcag